In Janthinobacterium rivuli, a single genomic region encodes these proteins:
- the gyrA gene encoding DNA gyrase subunit A, which translates to MDQFAKETIPISLEEEMRKSYLDYAMSVIVGRALPDARDGLKPVHRRVLFAMHEMNNVWNRPYVKCARVVGETMGKYHPHGDASIYDTLVRMAQDFSLRYMLVDGQGNFGSVDGDGAAAMRYTECRLDKIASELLADIDKDTVDFQPNYDGKEKEPTVLPTRIPNLLINGSSGIAVGMATNIPPHNITEVIDGALHVLRNPECTIDELIELIPAPDFPTAGIIYGVSGVRDGYRTGRGRVVMRAKTHFEEYGKDGGRIAIIVDELPFQVNKKSLLERIAENVRDKKLDGISDIRDESDKSGMRVVIELKRGEVPEVVLNNLYKQTQLQDTFGMNMVALVDGQPKLLNLKQMLQCFLSHRREVVTRRTVFELRKARERGHVLEGLAVALANIDDFIAIIKAAPTPPIAKVELMAKAWDSSVVREMLARTGDGTTPGGIDAYRPENLPKHYGMQTDGLYKLSDDQAQEILQMRLQRLTGLEQDKIVNEYKDVMEHIADLLDILAKPERVTVIITDEMTAAKNEYGAGNKDVRRSQIELNATDLETEDLITPQDMVVTLSHTGYMKAQPITEYRAQKRGGRGKQAMATKEEDWIDQLFIANTHDYILCFSDRGRMYWLKVWEVPQGSRNSRGKPIVNMFPLQDNEKITVILPLSGENRTFPEDHYVFMSTSLGTVKKTPLKDFSNPRKAGIIAVDLDDGDFLIGAALTDGQHDVMLFSDSGKAVRFDENDVRPMGRTARGVRGMNLEEGQHVIALLVAENEQQSVLTATENGYGKRTPITEYTRHGRGTKGMIAIQTSERNGKVVAATLVDTSDEIMLITTGGVLIRTRVSEIREMGRATQGVTLIAVEDGTKLSGLQRVVETDIDEVELTTEADAAPAPAAVDPVDPVDPAQPE; encoded by the coding sequence ATGGATCAATTCGCAAAAGAAACAATTCCTATTTCCCTCGAAGAAGAGATGCGCAAGAGCTACCTCGATTACGCCATGAGCGTGATCGTCGGTCGCGCCTTGCCCGATGCGCGCGATGGCTTGAAGCCAGTGCACCGCCGCGTCTTGTTCGCGATGCATGAAATGAATAACGTGTGGAACCGCCCTTACGTCAAGTGCGCCCGCGTGGTCGGCGAAACCATGGGTAAATACCATCCCCACGGCGATGCCTCGATCTACGACACACTGGTGCGCATGGCGCAGGATTTCTCGCTGCGCTACATGCTCGTCGATGGCCAGGGCAACTTCGGTTCCGTCGACGGCGACGGCGCCGCGGCGATGCGTTACACCGAGTGCCGCCTGGACAAGATCGCCAGCGAGCTGCTGGCCGATATCGACAAGGATACCGTCGACTTCCAGCCCAACTATGACGGCAAGGAAAAGGAACCGACGGTCTTGCCGACGCGTATCCCGAACCTGCTGATCAATGGCTCGTCCGGTATCGCCGTCGGCATGGCGACCAACATTCCGCCACATAACATCACCGAAGTCATCGACGGCGCGCTGCACGTGCTGCGCAATCCCGAGTGCACGATCGATGAATTGATCGAGCTGATCCCGGCACCGGACTTCCCGACGGCCGGCATCATCTATGGCGTGTCCGGCGTGCGCGACGGTTACCGCACGGGCCGCGGCCGCGTCGTCATGCGCGCCAAGACCCACTTCGAAGAATACGGCAAGGATGGCGGCCGCATCGCCATCATCGTCGACGAGCTGCCATTCCAGGTCAACAAGAAATCCTTGCTGGAACGTATCGCTGAAAACGTGCGCGACAAGAAGCTCGACGGCATTTCCGACATCCGCGACGAATCCGACAAGTCGGGCATGCGCGTGGTGATCGAGCTGAAACGGGGCGAAGTGCCGGAAGTGGTGTTGAACAATCTGTACAAGCAGACCCAGTTGCAAGACACCTTCGGCATGAACATGGTGGCCCTGGTCGATGGACAGCCGAAGCTGCTGAACCTCAAGCAGATGCTGCAATGCTTCCTGTCGCACCGCCGCGAAGTGGTCACGCGCCGCACCGTGTTCGAACTGCGCAAGGCGCGCGAACGGGGCCACGTACTGGAAGGCCTGGCGGTCGCGCTGGCCAACATCGATGACTTCATCGCCATCATCAAGGCCGCGCCGACGCCGCCGATCGCCAAGGTCGAGCTGATGGCCAAGGCCTGGGATTCGTCCGTGGTGCGCGAAATGCTGGCCCGCACGGGCGACGGCACGACGCCAGGCGGCATCGATGCCTACCGTCCGGAAAACCTGCCGAAGCACTACGGCATGCAGACGGATGGCCTGTACAAGCTGTCGGACGACCAGGCGCAGGAAATTCTGCAAATGCGCCTGCAGCGCCTGACCGGCCTGGAACAGGACAAGATCGTCAACGAGTACAAGGACGTGATGGAACATATCGCCGACTTGCTCGACATCCTGGCCAAGCCGGAACGCGTGACCGTCATCATCACCGATGAAATGACGGCCGCGAAGAACGAATACGGCGCTGGCAACAAGGACGTGCGCCGCTCGCAGATCGAGTTGAATGCGACCGACCTGGAAACGGAAGACCTGATCACGCCGCAGGACATGGTCGTGACCCTGTCGCACACCGGTTACATGAAGGCCCAGCCGATCACCGAATACCGCGCGCAAAAACGCGGTGGACGCGGCAAGCAGGCCATGGCGACGAAAGAGGAAGACTGGATCGACCAGCTGTTCATCGCCAACACGCACGACTACATCCTGTGCTTCTCGGATCGTGGCCGCATGTACTGGCTGAAGGTATGGGAAGTGCCGCAAGGCTCGCGCAATTCGCGCGGCAAGCCGATCGTCAACATGTTCCCGTTGCAGGACAACGAAAAGATCACCGTGATCCTGCCGCTGTCGGGCGAGAACCGCACGTTCCCGGAAGACCATTATGTCTTCATGTCGACCAGCCTCGGTACCGTCAAGAAAACGCCGCTGAAGGACTTCAGCAATCCACGCAAGGCCGGCATCATCGCGGTCGACCTGGACGACGGCGACTTCCTGATCGGCGCGGCGCTGACCGACGGCCAGCACGACGTGATGCTGTTCTCGGATTCGGGCAAGGCAGTGCGCTTCGACGAAAACGATGTGCGTCCGATGGGCCGTACGGCGCGCGGCGTGCGCGGCATGAACCTGGAAGAAGGCCAGCACGTGATCGCCCTGCTGGTGGCAGAGAACGAGCAGCAGTCGGTACTGACGGCCACGGAAAACGGCTACGGCAAGCGTACGCCGATCACCGAATACACGCGCCATGGCCGTGGCACGAAAGGCATGATCGCCATCCAGACCAGCGAGCGCAACGGTAAAGTGGTTGCCGCGACCCTGGTCGATACCAGCGATGAAATCATGCTGATCACCACCGGTGGCGTCTTGATCCGCACCCGCGTGTCGGAAATCCGCGAGATGGGCCGCGCGACGCAGGGCGTGACCCTGATCGCCGTGGAAGACGGCACCAAGCTGTCCGGCCTGCAGCGCGTGGTGGAAACGGATATCGACGAAGTCGAGCTGACGACGGAGGCGGACGCCGCGCCTGCGCCGGCGGCGGTCGACCCGGTTGATCCGGTCGATCCGGCCCAGCCGGAGTAA
- a CDS encoding DUF2059 domain-containing protein has translation MADPTLIEELGDEMVPLYARFYTVPEVEQLTAFYKTPLGRKMLATMPQLSAESMAISQRVLNPRVNAVLDQFMRAATQSPQ, from the coding sequence TTGGCCGACCCGACCCTGATCGAAGAGCTGGGCGATGAAATGGTGCCCCTGTACGCGCGCTTTTACACGGTGCCGGAAGTCGAACAGCTGACGGCCTTCTACAAGACGCCGCTGGGCCGCAAGATGCTGGCCACCATGCCGCAACTGTCGGCCGAATCGATGGCCATCAGCCAGCGCGTGCTGAACCCCCGCGTGAATGCCGTGCTTGACCAGTTCATGCGGGCGGCCACGCAGTCGCCCCAATAA
- the serC gene encoding 3-phosphoserine/phosphohydroxythreonine transaminase — protein MTHIYNFSAGPAVLPKEVLAQAAAEMQDWHGSGMSVMEMSHRGPEFISIYKQAVADLRELLAVPDNYKILFLQGGGLGENAIIPMNLAGLAAQQPATVDFVHTGSWSGKSIQEAAKYANVNVAASSKAARFTGVPPVGEWKLTPGAAYLHICTNETIDGVEFQQAPGVPAGTTIVADMSSHILSRVIDVSQYGVIFGGAQKNIGPAGLTLVIVREDLLGKALPICPSAFDWTIVAEHESMYNTPPTYGIYIAGLVFQWLKRQGGVAAMEQRNIEKAALLYAALDADDFYQNRVDPAYRSRMTIPFYLRDESLNDAFLAGAKQRGLLQLKGHKSVGGMRASIYNAMPIEGVQALVNYLNEFAGR, from the coding sequence GTGACCCATATCTACAATTTTTCCGCCGGCCCCGCCGTCCTGCCCAAGGAAGTGCTGGCGCAAGCTGCCGCCGAGATGCAGGACTGGCATGGCAGCGGCATGTCGGTGATGGAAATGAGCCACCGTGGTCCCGAATTCATTTCCATCTACAAGCAGGCAGTGGCCGACCTGCGCGAACTGCTGGCCGTGCCCGATAATTACAAGATCCTGTTCCTGCAGGGCGGTGGCCTGGGCGAAAACGCCATCATTCCGATGAACCTGGCTGGCTTGGCCGCGCAGCAGCCGGCCACCGTGGACTTCGTGCATACGGGCTCGTGGTCGGGCAAGTCGATCCAGGAAGCGGCCAAGTATGCCAACGTCAACGTGGCCGCGTCGTCCAAGGCTGCCCGTTTCACGGGCGTGCCGCCAGTTGGCGAATGGAAGCTGACGCCAGGCGCCGCCTACCTGCACATCTGCACCAATGAAACCATCGACGGCGTGGAATTCCAGCAGGCGCCAGGCGTGCCGGCAGGAACCACCATCGTGGCCGACATGTCCTCGCACATTCTGTCGCGCGTGATCGACGTGTCGCAATATGGCGTCATTTTCGGCGGCGCGCAGAAAAATATCGGCCCGGCCGGCCTGACCCTGGTCATCGTGCGCGAAGACTTGCTGGGCAAGGCGCTGCCGATCTGCCCGTCCGCTTTCGACTGGACCATCGTGGCCGAACATGAGTCGATGTACAACACGCCGCCCACCTACGGCATCTATATCGCCGGCCTGGTTTTCCAGTGGCTCAAACGCCAGGGTGGCGTTGCAGCCATGGAACAGCGTAATATTGAGAAAGCGGCGCTGCTGTACGCGGCGCTCGATGCGGACGACTTCTATCAGAACCGGGTCGACCCCGCATACCGCTCGCGCATGACCATCCCGTTCTATCTGCGCGACGAAAGTCTGAACGACGCATTCCTGGCTGGCGCCAAGCAGCGCGGCCTGCTGCAACTGAAGGGCCACAAGTCCGTCGGCGGCATGCGTGCATCGATCTATAACGCGATGCCGATCGAGGGTGTGCAAGCCTTGGTGAATTATCTGAACGAGTTTGCCGGACGCTGA
- the pheA gene encoding prephenate dehydratase: MTDKLKPLREQIDAIDAQILELLNRRAQIAQQVGHVKAETQAPVFRPEREAQVLRGVAERNPGPMGDREVQTIFREIMSSCRSLEKRVTVAYLGPAGTFSEQAVYQQFGSAVEGLPCASIDEVFRSAEAGTADFGVVPIENSSEGAVNRTLDMMLQTSLIISGEVAIAVHHSLMTKSGNMDGVTAICAHSQALAQCQVWLNQNYPNVARHAVASNAEAARMAGEDGTVAAIASELAGAQYKLGVVKGHIQDDPHNRTRFAVVGTLQTAPSGKDQTSLVLAVPNKAGAVYQLLAPLAKHGVSMTRFESRPARMGSWEYYFYVDVEGHVHDTAVAQALGELQSNAAFFKVLGSYPVSL; the protein is encoded by the coding sequence ATGACCGATAAATTGAAACCGCTGCGCGAACAGATCGATGCGATCGACGCGCAAATCCTCGAACTGCTGAACCGCCGCGCGCAAATCGCCCAGCAAGTGGGCCACGTGAAAGCGGAAACCCAGGCGCCCGTGTTCCGCCCCGAGCGCGAAGCGCAGGTGCTGCGCGGCGTGGCCGAGCGCAATCCCGGTCCCATGGGCGACCGCGAAGTGCAGACCATCTTCCGCGAAATCATGTCGTCCTGCCGCTCGCTGGAAAAGCGCGTGACCGTGGCCTACCTTGGCCCGGCCGGCACCTTCAGCGAACAGGCCGTGTATCAGCAGTTCGGCAGCGCCGTCGAAGGCTTGCCATGCGCGTCCATCGATGAAGTGTTCCGTTCCGCCGAGGCGGGAACGGCGGACTTTGGCGTCGTGCCGATCGAAAATTCCTCGGAAGGCGCCGTCAACCGCACCCTGGACATGATGCTGCAGACTAGCCTCATCATCAGCGGTGAAGTGGCGATCGCCGTGCACCACAGCCTGATGACGAAGAGCGGCAACATGGATGGCGTCACCGCCATCTGCGCCCATTCGCAGGCGCTGGCGCAGTGCCAGGTGTGGCTGAACCAGAATTATCCGAACGTTGCGCGCCACGCCGTGGCCTCGAACGCCGAGGCGGCCCGCATGGCCGGCGAAGATGGCACGGTGGCGGCGATTGCCAGCGAACTGGCCGGCGCGCAGTACAAGCTGGGCGTGGTCAAGGGCCATATCCAGGACGACCCGCACAACCGCACGCGCTTTGCCGTCGTGGGCACCTTGCAGACGGCGCCGTCGGGCAAGGACCAGACCTCGCTGGTATTGGCCGTGCCGAACAAGGCCGGCGCCGTGTACCAGTTGCTGGCGCCTCTGGCCAAGCACGGCGTGTCGATGACGCGCTTCGAATCGCGCCCGGCGCGCATGGGCAGCTGGGAGTATTATTTCTATGTCGACGTGGAAGGCCACGTGCACGACACGGCCGTCGCCCAGGCGCTGGGCGAGCTGCAGAGCAATGCGGCGTTTTTCAAGGTGCTGGGGTCGTATCCGGTCAGTTTGTAA
- the hisC gene encoding histidinol-phosphate transaminase: MSKNIGPEYVRAIAPYQSGKPIAEVAREFGLDEAAIVKLASNENPYGMPESAKQAMIAAIDDLGRYPDANGFDLKAVLSKRYDVPADWITLGNGSNDILEIAAHAFVQHGQSVVYSQYSFAVYALATQGLGARHLVVPAQAYGHDLDAMAAAIADDTRLIFIANPNNPTGTFLTAAQLEAFLQKVPAHVVVVLDEAYNEFLSADDQYESTAWVRQYPNLVVSRTLSKAYGLAGLRIGFAIAQPVLTDLMNRIRQPFNVNSLAQAAAIAALNDKAFLEQSARNNAAGYQQFTEAFAQLGLEYVPSHGNFVLVKVGDDEGAGARVNLALLKQGVIVRPVGSYGLPQWLRISIGLPQENAIFIAALTKALA, from the coding sequence ATGTCTAAAAATATCGGTCCAGAATACGTCCGCGCCATCGCCCCTTACCAGAGCGGCAAACCGATCGCGGAAGTCGCGCGCGAATTCGGCCTCGACGAGGCAGCCATCGTCAAGCTGGCGTCGAATGAAAATCCGTACGGCATGCCGGAATCGGCCAAGCAGGCGATGATCGCCGCCATCGATGACCTGGGCCGCTACCCGGACGCCAACGGCTTCGACTTGAAAGCCGTGCTGTCGAAGCGCTACGACGTGCCGGCCGACTGGATCACCCTGGGCAATGGCAGCAACGACATCCTGGAAATCGCCGCGCACGCGTTTGTGCAGCATGGCCAATCCGTCGTGTACTCGCAGTATTCGTTCGCCGTGTACGCGCTGGCCACGCAAGGACTGGGCGCGCGCCACCTCGTCGTGCCGGCGCAAGCCTATGGTCATGATCTGGACGCCATGGCGGCGGCGATTGCCGACGACACGCGTTTGATTTTCATCGCCAACCCGAACAACCCGACCGGTACCTTCCTGACGGCCGCGCAGCTGGAAGCCTTCCTGCAAAAAGTGCCGGCGCACGTCGTCGTCGTGCTGGACGAGGCCTACAACGAATTCCTGTCGGCCGATGACCAGTACGAGTCGACGGCGTGGGTGCGCCAGTATCCGAACCTGGTGGTCTCGCGCACCCTGTCGAAGGCCTACGGCCTGGCCGGCCTGCGCATCGGCTTCGCCATCGCCCAGCCCGTGCTGACGGACCTGATGAACCGCATCCGCCAGCCGTTCAACGTCAACTCGCTGGCGCAGGCGGCCGCGATTGCCGCCCTGAACGACAAGGCCTTCCTCGAGCAAAGCGCGCGCAACAACGCGGCCGGCTACCAGCAGTTCACTGAAGCGTTTGCGCAACTGGGCCTGGAATACGTGCCATCGCACGGCAATTTCGTGCTGGTCAAGGTGGGCGACGATGAAGGCGCCGGCGCGCGTGTGAACCTGGCGTTGCTGAAACAAGGCGTGATCGTGCGTCCCGTGGGCAGCTATGGCTTGCCGCAATGGCTGCGCATTTCCATCGGCCTGCCGCAGGAAAACGCCATCTTCATCGCCGCGCTGACGAAAGCGCTGGCCTGA
- a CDS encoding prephenate dehydrogenase: MTTPALNKVVIFGVGLIGGSFARALKHAGAVTTVVGMGRSPASMARALELGIIDEIGGDMAQALHGADLVLLAAPVAQTGAILASIAPHLQPGTIVTDAGSTKSDVVAAARAALGGKVGQFVPGHPIAGRETNGPDAAIIDLYQGKKVVLTPLAENAADDVERVAAAWRACGAILHTLSPEEHDKVFAAVSHLPHLLAFALVDDIANKAHAGLLFQYAASGFRDFTRIAGSSPEMWRDISLANQPALLHELDAYLAQLTTLRAHLAANDGAAIEGVYANAQHARQQWIEAIETAEIPPAPTR; this comes from the coding sequence ATGACGACGCCTGCACTGAACAAGGTAGTGATCTTTGGCGTGGGCCTGATCGGGGGCTCGTTCGCGCGCGCCCTGAAACATGCGGGCGCGGTGACCACCGTGGTGGGCATGGGCCGCTCGCCGGCCTCGATGGCGCGCGCCTTGGAGCTGGGCATCATCGATGAAATCGGCGGCGACATGGCGCAAGCCTTGCATGGCGCCGACCTGGTGCTGCTGGCCGCGCCTGTGGCGCAAACGGGTGCCATCCTGGCGTCCATCGCGCCGCATCTGCAGCCCGGCACCATCGTCACCGATGCGGGCAGCACGAAGAGCGACGTGGTGGCGGCCGCGCGCGCGGCGCTCGGTGGCAAGGTGGGGCAATTCGTGCCCGGCCACCCGATCGCGGGGCGCGAGACGAATGGTCCCGACGCGGCCATCATCGACCTGTATCAGGGCAAGAAAGTGGTGCTCACGCCGCTGGCGGAAAACGCCGCGGACGACGTCGAACGCGTGGCGGCCGCCTGGCGCGCCTGCGGCGCCATCCTGCACACTTTGAGCCCCGAAGAACATGACAAGGTGTTTGCCGCCGTCAGCCATCTGCCGCATCTGCTGGCCTTTGCGCTCGTCGACGACATCGCCAACAAAGCGCACGCAGGCCTGCTGTTCCAGTACGCGGCCAGCGGCTTTCGCGACTTTACGCGCATCGCCGGCTCATCGCCGGAAATGTGGCGCGACATCAGCCTGGCCAACCAGCCGGCGCTGCTGCACGAACTGGACGCCTACCTGGCGCAGTTGACGACCTTGCGCGCCCACCTGGCCGCGAACGACGGCGCCGCCATCGAAGGCGTGTACGCGAACGCCCAGCACGCGCGGCAGCAATGGATCGAGGCGATTGAAACGGCGGAAATTCCGCCCGCGCCCACACGATAA
- the aroA gene encoding 3-phosphoshikimate 1-carboxyvinyltransferase yields the protein MTQTKHYPHHIDLKPVMHAEGTVRLPGSKSISNRVLLLAALAKGTTKIIDLLASDDTFVMLTALTSLGVKWTQDELTGDPATAHQVHHVEGCGGVFPHHEADLFMGNAGTAIRPLTAALAVIGGDYTLHGVSRMHERPIGDLVDALNAVGTQIEYTGEQGFPPLRIRRGHIHAQRIAVRGNVSSQFLTALLMVAPLMARDHAVTIDVTGELISKPYIEITLNLMRRFGVTVEHDGWQSFTVQPGQQYQSPGTIHVEGDASSASYFLAAGAIGGGPVRVEGVGRDSIQGDVRFVEALQQMGATITMGENWIEARSNGVLKAVDMDFNHIPDAAMTIAVAALYADGTSTLRNIASWRVKETDRLTAMATELRKLGAEVEEGADYLRVTPPAQIQAATIDTYDDHRMAMCFSLASLDGAARRGNEMRINDPKCVAKTFPEYFAAFAGIAKDTLI from the coding sequence ATGACCCAGACCAAGCACTATCCCCACCATATCGATCTGAAACCGGTGATGCACGCCGAGGGCACGGTGCGCCTGCCCGGCTCGAAAAGTATTTCCAACCGCGTGCTGCTGCTGGCCGCGCTGGCCAAGGGCACGACGAAAATCATCGACTTGCTCGCCTCCGACGACACCTTCGTCATGCTGACGGCATTGACGTCGCTGGGCGTGAAATGGACGCAGGATGAATTGACGGGCGACCCGGCCACTGCCCACCAGGTGCATCACGTGGAAGGCTGCGGCGGGGTGTTCCCGCACCACGAGGCGGATCTGTTCATGGGCAATGCCGGCACGGCCATTCGCCCGCTGACGGCGGCGCTGGCCGTCATCGGCGGCGACTACACGCTGCATGGCGTGTCACGCATGCACGAGCGCCCGATCGGCGACCTGGTCGACGCGCTGAACGCCGTCGGCACGCAGATCGAGTACACGGGCGAGCAGGGCTTCCCGCCGCTGCGCATCCGCCGCGGCCATATCCACGCGCAGCGCATCGCCGTGCGCGGCAACGTGTCGAGCCAGTTCCTGACGGCCCTCCTGATGGTGGCGCCGCTGATGGCGCGCGACCATGCGGTCACCATCGACGTGACGGGCGAGCTGATTTCGAAGCCGTACATCGAGATCACCCTGAACCTGATGCGCCGCTTCGGCGTGACGGTCGAGCATGACGGCTGGCAGTCGTTCACCGTGCAGCCGGGCCAGCAATATCAAAGTCCTGGTACGATCCACGTGGAAGGCGACGCTTCGTCGGCCTCGTATTTCCTGGCGGCCGGCGCCATCGGCGGCGGTCCCGTGCGCGTGGAAGGCGTTGGGCGCGACAGTATCCAGGGCGACGTACGCTTCGTCGAAGCCTTGCAGCAGATGGGCGCGACCATCACCATGGGCGAGAACTGGATCGAAGCCCGTTCGAACGGCGTGCTAAAAGCTGTCGATATGGACTTCAACCATATTCCCGACGCGGCCATGACGATCGCCGTGGCCGCCCTGTACGCGGACGGCACCTCGACCTTGCGCAATATCGCCAGCTGGCGGGTGAAGGAAACGGACCGCCTGACGGCCATGGCGACGGAGTTGCGCAAGCTGGGTGCGGAAGTGGAAGAGGGCGCGGACTACCTGCGCGTGACGCCGCCAGCGCAGATTCAGGCAGCCACCATCGACACGTATGACGACCACCGCATGGCCATGTGCTTCTCGCTCGCCTCGCTGGACGGCGCCGCGCGCCGCGGCAACGAGATGCGCATCAACGACCCGAAATGCGTGGCCAAGACCTTCCCCGAGTATTTCGCCGCATTCGCGGGGATTGCCAAAGACACCCTGATTTAA
- the cmk gene encoding (d)CMP kinase yields the protein MPTSNIPVIAIDGPTASGKGTVAHRVADKLGFHYLDSGALYRLTALSALRRGTDLRDEHALAKLAEHLPCHFAGGEILLAHENVTEQIRAEEVGNTASKIAVLPTVRHALVGLQLGFRKTPGLVADGRDMGTVIFPHAPLKVFLTASVEARAQRRYKQLIDKGFSANMEDLLMDLQARDERDTHRAIAPLVPAEGAHVLDTSEMTADEAVETVLKWYASVAK from the coding sequence ATGCCGACCTCCAACATCCCAGTCATCGCCATCGATGGCCCCACCGCTTCCGGCAAGGGCACGGTGGCGCACCGCGTGGCCGACAAGCTGGGCTTTCATTACCTGGACTCGGGCGCGCTGTACCGCCTGACTGCCTTGAGCGCGCTGCGCCGCGGCACGGACTTGCGCGACGAGCACGCGCTGGCCAAGCTGGCCGAACACCTGCCTTGCCATTTTGCCGGCGGCGAGATCCTGCTGGCGCATGAAAACGTCACCGAGCAGATCCGTGCTGAAGAAGTGGGCAATACGGCGTCGAAGATTGCCGTATTGCCAACGGTGCGCCATGCGCTTGTGGGTTTGCAGCTGGGCTTTCGCAAGACGCCAGGCCTCGTGGCCGACGGGCGCGACATGGGCACGGTGATCTTCCCGCATGCCCCATTGAAGGTGTTCCTGACGGCCAGCGTCGAGGCGCGCGCGCAACGGCGCTACAAGCAATTGATAGACAAGGGTTTTTCTGCTAATATGGAAGACCTTCTGATGGATTTGCAGGCGCGGGACGAACGTGATACTCACCGTGCGATTGCGCCGCTGGTTCCCGCGGAAGGGGCGCATGTCCTGGATACGTCGGAAATGACGGCTGATGAAGCCGTCGAAACCGTGTTGAAATGGTATGCGTCAGTTGCAAAATAG